One genomic region from Prunus persica cultivar Lovell chromosome G3, Prunus_persica_NCBIv2, whole genome shotgun sequence encodes:
- the LOC18783428 gene encoding zinc finger MYM-type protein 1 produces the protein MFPKKQLSGNLKRQRKKKEEEIAQSLRGSLNKYFVKQTNASLENFEEDLPNEYEQPIQLEELVENENDVNEEIGDLDENGNSDEPFLDENENIDEPCHENECPETRFDLNIYDPRVWDNLDAKMRDLLVEKGPLRETNLKFPMDEHKRHFSSNYYLRTLPNGETKDRKWLVYSKELDKVFCFCCKLFKTMNSRSQLTSEGIRDWKHLGEKLKQHESSIEHLTNLRSCVELQIRLKTNQTIDTELQELIKKDTLHWKNVIVRIIAVVKCLAIHNLAFRGTNEKIYEDGNGNFLGLLEMIAEFDPVMQHHFRLIQDKKIHYHYLSHKIQNELIAILASNVKHAIIQKIKTAKYFSVILDCTPDASHKEQMTLILRCVDVSSTPINIEEYFLEFLNVEDTSGLGIFNELQNVIESLTLNIDDVRGQGYDNGSNMKGKNLGVQKRLLDINPRAFYMPCGSHCLNLIVCNMANSCVKAKSFFGACQCIYTVFCNSTKRWNVLLDYIDGLTLKSLSTTRWESHIESVKAIKSQASQIREALFKLTEISEDAKLSRDAQSLASGELSSFEFILSLVIWHDILHKINLVSKKLQSEDMRLDAAVRQLEGLVLFFENYRINGFVSAMIDAKEISLDMGIEPIFPKKRQVCRKRHFDEVSNSDREQQSAEESFRTDYFLVIVDIALGELKSRFEQLHCFESIFGFLFDAAKLTSFDDNELKSFCVSLENALKHGDVSDVDARDLFSELQVLQVMLPKEAYETDKPWTSIKILEFVKSVDMFPNVMVAYRVHVMILCFD, from the exons atgtttcCTAAGAAACAACTTTCCGGAAATCTCAAgagacaaagaaagaaaaaagaagaagaaattgctcAAAGTTTAAGAGGatctttgaataaatattttgttaaacaaaCCAATGCTtcacttgaaaattttgaagaagatTTACCAAATGAATATGAACAACCAATTCAATTGGAAGAATTAGTagaaaatgagaatgatgtgaatgaagaaattggtGATCTagatgaaaatggaaatagtgATGAACCTTTCCtagatgaaaatgaaaatattgatgAACCTTGCCATGAAAATGAATGTCCCGAAACAAGATTTGATTTGAACATTTATGATCCACGAGTTTGGGATAATCTTGATGCAAAAATGAGAGATTTACTTGTAGAAAAAGGTCCCCTAAGAGAAACTAATCTCAAATTCCCCATGGACGAACACAAGAgacatttttcttcaaattattatcttcGTACGTTACCAAATGGGGAAACTAAGGATCGAAAATGGCTAGTGTACTCAAAGGAGTTGGATAAAgtgttttgtttctgttgtaAGTTGTTTAAAACAATGAATTCTAGAAGTCAGTTAACTAGTGAAGGAATTAGAGATTGGAAACATCTTGGTGAGAAGCTTAAACAACATGAAAGCAGTATTGAACACCTCACTAACTTGAGGTCTTGTGTTGAATTGCAAATCAGATtgaaaacaaatcaaacaatTGATACAGAATTACAAGAGCTAATCAAGAAAGATACACTACACTGGAAAAATGTTATTGTCAGAATCATCGCTGTTGTGAAATGTCTTGCTATACATAATTTGGCTTTTCGTGgaacaaatgaaaaaatttatgaagatGGTAATGGTAACTTTTTAGGCCTACTTGAAATGATTGCAGAGTTTGATCCAGTAATGCAACATCATTTTCGGCTCATTCAAGATAAGAAGATTCATTATCATTATCTTAgccataaaattcaaaatgagtTGATAGCTATTCTAGCATCAAATGTTAAACATGCAatcattcaaaaaataaaaacagctAAATATTTTTCAGTCATTCTTGATTGTACTCCTGATGCAAGTCACAAAGAGCAAATGACTTTAATATTGAGGTGTGTAGATGTTTCAAGTACTCCAATAAATATAGAAGAGTACTTTTTAGAGTTTCTGAATGTGGAAGATACATCTGGATTAggaatttttaatgaattacAAAATGTAATTGAGTCCCTTACACTTAATATTGATGATGTGAGGGGACAAGGTTATGATAATGGCTCTaatatgaaaggaaaaaatctaGGTGTACAAAAAAGATTACTTGATATAAATCCTAGAGCATTTTACATGCCATGTGGTTCTCATTGTCTCAACTTAATAGTTTGTAATATGGCCAACTCATGTGTTAAAGCAAAATCTTTTTTTGGAGCATGTCAATGCATATATACGGTATTCTGTAATTCAACAAAGCGATGGAATGTGTTACTTGATTACATAGATGGTTTAACTTTGAAATCATTGTCAACTACACGTTGGGAAAGTCATATTGAAAGTGTCAAAGCAATAAAATCTCAAGCTTCCCAAATCAGAGAAGctttatttaaattaacaGAAATTAGTGAAGATGCCAAATTGAGTAGGGATGCTCAAAGTTTAGCATCAGGAGAGCtttcaagttttgaatttATATTAAGTTTGGTTATTTGGCATGACATTTTGCATAAGATTAACTTAGTTAGTAAAAAGTTACAATCTGAAGACATGCGTCTTGATGCTGCTGTAAGACAATTAGAAggacttgttttattttttgaaaactatAGAATAAATGGGTTTGTTTCTGCCATGATTGATGCTAAAGAAATTTCCCTTGATATGGGAATTGAGCCTATATTTCCAAAAAAACGTCAAGTTTGTAGAAAAAGGCATTTTGATGAGGTTTCCAATAGTGATAGAGAACAACAATCAGCTGAAGAATCATTTAGAActgattattttcttgttataGTGGATATTGCTCTTGGTGAATTGAAGAGTAGGTTTGAACAATTGCATTGTTTTGAATCTATTTTTGGGTTCTTATTTGATGCTGCAAAGTTGACTTCGTTTGATGATAATGAATTGAAAAGTTTTTGTGTGAGTCTTGAAAATGCTTTAAAACATGGTGATGTTTCTGATGTTGATGCAAGAGACTTATTTTCAGAATTACAGGTGTTGCAAGTGATGTTACCAAAAGAAGCATATGAAACAGATAAACCATGGACATCCATTAAAATTCTTGAGTTTGTAAAGAGTGTGGATATGTTTCCTAATGTAATGGTTGCTTATAGG gtaCATGTGATGATTCTTTGCTTCGATTAA